In Terriglobales bacterium, the DNA window CAAACAGATCACTTCCGCGTGCGATGGATTTCGCTCGGCGGCTTTTCCAGTATGAGCAGCCGGATGACCCCAGTAACAAAAGAGCAAGAGCGAGGAGGCAGATAAGCTTCGTCTTGCGGGTGGAGGAAACCATGGGGCTCCTGGGATGTAAGCTTGCCGTCAGCCTGTGTCAGAAACCGGCCACCATTCAGGCTCCACAAATCCGCTCGTTTGGCCGAGATCACTGTTTCGAATGGCTGCGCAACACGGGCACCGACACCATCCCCGGGAGAACCGCCGACGCCCGCGCCCAACGCTCCAACTCGGGGTTCTGGAGTATCGTCAAGCAAGTTCCGATTATTTTGACTGGGACGGCGTGCCAGTTTGTTCACCTGCCCTGAACAAAACGGCAAAGGCCTCTCCCTGGATACCGCAACCGGCCAGATTAGCGTGTACTCCAGTCACCTTGCCAAGTGTATTGTTGCGTGAAATGCACCAATTGCGGCGGCGAACATCAGGATCAGCGCCGCAACCGCGAATCCGTTTCCGTTTACAAAGTCCGATAGGTGTTTCATAGTCGTTTTCTCCCTTACCCGGCATCCAGTGAAGGGCCCGGCGGGATCGACCCCGCCGCAAGATTCGTTGCAGGCAACCGCTAGAAATGTCGGCCTCCCAAGGTCGGTTTCGCCCTGCCGAGCAGAAAAGTCAGGTCCATGGCAGGGTAGAATTGCAAAGCCAAGTGGATTTCCAGGGGAAAAAGTCTTCCGTTCTTGCGATAGCGAAAGGGAGTGGAGCACGTCGGGTTATTGCACATTCGAACCAGCACCCGGACCGTGAACATAATCGTATAACTCTCCTCCGTGCCGACCGCCCAAGCTGTGACGCAGACTACAGATGCTTGTGATCGCTGGATCGATTGAACCGGCTTTCGGTGCCCAGAGGCTATTGTGTGAAGATCTACGCTTTGGCAGCACCGCGACCCTTTTGGACCGCTTCTTTACCTTATTCGTTCCGTTTGACACTGCTGTCTTTGGCTGACCGGGAGCCCGCCAACTAAACCCTGAGATGAAGATTTTTCCGTCCAGGATCACACCTTTCCGTGAGCAAGGTCACATCCTTCCAAGGTGATTAGTGGTACTTAAGCGCAATCCGCATTGCATGACGTAGGGTGTGGTTCCGGTTCCCGGCTGGAGCGAAACCGCATACTCCCAGGAAGGATGACCCTATGATCCCGCCGAACGAAACGTTTTTGGGGGCCTTGCAGAAAAAAGGTGTCAGTCGTCGCCGATTTCTCAAATTCTGCACCGCCATGACCGCGACCTTGGCCCTCCCCCCGCGCTACGTGGCCCAGGTGGCTTCCGCTCTGGAGAAAGCCAGAAAGCCGGTGCTGGTGTGGCTGCAGTTCCAGGATTGCGCCGGGAATTCGGAAGCAATCCTGCGTTCGAGCCACCCCTCGGTACTGCAGGTAGTGCTGGACCTGCTCTCGTGGGAGTATCACGAGATCATCATGGCGGGGGCCGGCCATCAGGCTGAGGCAGCGCTCCAGCGCGTGGTCAAAGAGGAAAAGGGCAAGTACCTGGCGGTCGTGGAGGGGTCCATACCTCTGGCCGACGACGGAGTATATTGCACGGTCGCCGGAAAGACCGCACTGTCGATCGCGAAAGAGGTCTGCACGAATGCAGCGGCGACGATCGCGGCTGGAGCTTGCGCTTGGTTTGGTGGCCTAGTAGCTGCATCTCCGAATCCAACGGGAGCGGTGGGAATTTCGGAGGCCGTGCCCGAAGCCAAGGTCATCAACTTGGGCGGATGCCCGCAGAATCCGGCGAACACGGCGGCGGTGCTGGTGCATTACCTCACGTTCGGCGAGCTGCCAGCTGTCGACCAGTACAATCGGCCACTCTTTGCTTATGGACGGATCATCCACGACCAGTGCGAGCGGCGCGCTCACTACGATGCTGGTCGTTACGTGCAGGAGTGGGGCGACGAGGGACACCGGCGGGGCTGGTGCCTTTACAAAATGGGGTGCAAAGGCCCAGAGGCGACGTTCAACTGCCCTTCAGTGCGGTTCAACGACGGCACCAGCTGGCCAGTGAAATCGGGGCATGGCTGCATCGGCTGTGGCGGCT includes these proteins:
- a CDS encoding hydrogenase small subunit — protein: MIPPNETFLGALQKKGVSRRRFLKFCTAMTATLALPPRYVAQVASALEKARKPVLVWLQFQDCAGNSEAILRSSHPSVLQVVLDLLSWEYHEIIMAGAGHQAEAALQRVVKEEKGKYLAVVEGSIPLADDGVYCTVAGKTALSIAKEVCTNAAATIAAGACAWFGGLVAASPNPTGAVGISEAVPEAKVINLGGCPQNPANTAAVLVHYLTFGELPAVDQYNRPLFAYGRIIHDQCERRAHYDAGRYVQEWGDEGHRRGWCLYKMGCKGPEATFNCPSVRFNDGTSWPVKSGHGCIGCGGYNFWETKSPFYERLPNVPGFGVDVSAGKIGVGVTAAVAGATVVHGIASAIRDRMQAVPGASEKAKS